A DNA window from Canis lupus familiaris isolate Mischka breed German Shepherd chromosome 10, alternate assembly UU_Cfam_GSD_1.0, whole genome shotgun sequence contains the following coding sequences:
- the CCT4 gene encoding T-complex protein 1 subunit delta, giving the protein MPENAAPRSGAPAAAAGGRSKTAYQDRDKPAQIRFSNISAAKAVADAIRTSLGPKGMDKMIQDGKGDVTITNDGATILKQMQVLHPAARMLVELSKAQDIEAGDGTTSVVIIAGSLLDSCTKLLQKGIHPTIISESFQKALEKGIEILTDMSRPVELSDRETLLNSATTSLNSKVVSQYSSLLSPMSVNAVMKVIDPATATSVDLRDIKIVKKLGGTIDDCELVEGLVLTQKVANSGITRVEKAKIGLIQFCLSAPKTDMDNQIVVSDYVQMDRVLREERAYILNLVKQIKKTGCNVLLIQKSILRDALSDLALHFLNKMKIMVVKDIEREDIEFICKTIGTKPVAHIDQFTADMLGSAELAEEVNLNGSGKLLKITGCTSPGKTVTIVVRGSNKLVIEEAERSIHDALCVIRCLVKKRALIAGGGAPEIELALRLTEYSRTLSGMESYCVRAFADAMEVIPSTLAENAGLNPISTVTELRNRHAQGEKTTGINVRKGGISNILEELVVQPLLVSVSALTLATETVRSILKIDDVVNTR; this is encoded by the exons ATGCCCGAGAACGCGGCTCCGCGGAGCGGGGCGCCCGCCGCAGCCGCCGGCGGCCGCAGCAAAACCGCCTACCAGGACCGCGACAAGCCGGCGCAGATCCGCTTCAGCAACATCTCCGCGGCCAAAG CTGTTGCTGATGCTATTAGAACAAGCCTTGGACCAAAAGGAATGGATAAAATG ATTCAAGATGGAAAAGGCGATGTGACCATTACAAATGATGGTGCCACCATTCTTAAACAGATGCAAGTGTTACATCCAGCAGCCAGAATG CTGGTAGAGCTGTCTAAGGCACAAGATATAGAAGCAGGAGATGGCACCACATCAGTGGTCATCATTGCTGGCTCTCTCTTAGATTCCTGTACCAAGCTTCTTCAGAAAG GGATTCATCCAACCATCATTTCTGAGTCATTCCAGAAGGCTTTAGAAAAGGGTATAGAAATCTTGACTGACATGTCTCGACCTGTGGAACTGAGTGACAGAGAAACTTTATTAAATAGTGCTACCACTTCCTTGAACTCAAAG gttGTGTCTCAGTATTCAAGTCTGCTTTCTCCAATGAGTGTAAATGCAGTGATGAAAGTTATTGACCCAGCCACGGCTACTAGTGTAGATCTTAGAGACATTAAAATAGTTAAGAAACTTGG tGGGACAATTGATGACTGTGAGCTGGTAGAAGGGCTGGTACTTACTCAGAAGGTGGCAAATTCTGGCATAACTAGAGTTGAAAAGGCTAAGATTGGGCTTATTCAGTTTTGCTTATCTGCTCCCAAAACGGAT ATGGATAATCAAATTGTAGTTTCTGACTATGTCCAGATGGATCGAGTGCTTCGGGAGGAGAGAGCCTATATCCTCAATTTAgtgaagcaaattaaaaaaacaggatGTAATGTCCTCCTCATACAGAAGTCTATCCTGAG agatGCTCTTAGTGATCTTGCATTACATTTCCTGAACAAGATGAAGATTATGGTGGTTAAGGATATTGAAAGAGAAGACATTGAATTCATTTGTAAG ACAATTGGAACCAAGCCAGTTGCTCATATTGACCAATTCACTGCTGATATGCTGGGATCGGCTGAGTTAGCTGAGGAGGTCAATTTAAATGGTTCTGGCAAACTGCTTAAG ATTACAGGCTGTACAAGCCCCGGAAAAACAGTTACAATTGTTGTTCGTGGATCTAACAAATTGGTGATTGAAGAAGCTGAGCGCTCTATTCATGATGCCCTATGTGTTATTCGCTGTTTAGTGAAGAAGAG AGCTCTTATTGCAGGAGGTGGTGCTCCAGAGATAGAATTGGCCCTGCGGTTAACTGAATATTCACGAACATTGAGTGGCATGGAATCCTACTGCGTTCGTGCTTTTGCAGATGCTATGGAAGTCATTCCATCTACACTAGCTGAAAATGCTGGCCTGAATCCCATTTCTACAGTAACAGAACTAAGAAACCGACATGCCCAAGGAGAAAAAACTACCGGCATAAATGTCCGAAAG